GTGTGCTGGTCGTGCTGCGCTCGGTCGAGGTTCGCGCCCATGAGGTTGGCGCCCACGAGGTTCGCGCCATTCAGGTTTGCAGCCGTGAGGTTCAGATGACTGAGGTCGGTGCTGGCGAGACAGGTGTTGCGCAGGTCAGTAACCGCGCCGTTGTCCTTGCTGCGATCCCGGCGACCGAGAACAGTCAGCGCTGCCTGGACATCCAAAGTCAGCGAGTGCGGGGCCACAGCGACCGACGGGCACGGCGCGGGCGCGGGCGCGGACGTGGGGGGGGGGCGGGGGAAGAGCCCCGGAGGGCAGCAGGATGGCTTGCGGCGTGGCTTGTGGCAGGTTCGCGCGGACGAACGCGGAGAGCACCTGCACGATTGTTGGCTGATCTGGCGGCGAGTCGCGAGCGAGCCGTTCCAGCGCGTATACCGCGCCGAGTCGGGTCTGCAGGTGCTC
This portion of the Streptomyces sp. 2114.4 genome encodes:
- a CDS encoding pentapeptide repeat-containing protein, which codes for MDVQAALTVLGRRDRSKDNGAVTDLRNTCLASTDLSHLNLTAANLNGANLVGANLMGANLDRAQHDQHTITKGAVTTGARRACGGEPTRSSRDKHGPR